The window AGGGATGGTGAAATTTACCATCTTCTCACGCTTTTCGGTAATGGACATGCCGGAGGCGATGATATCTATTTTCTTGGTGAGCAGGCTGGTGATAATGCCGTCCCACTCGGTGGGTTGGTGGGTTACCTCCATGCCGAGCTCGGCGGCGATCCACTCCATCGCCTCTACATCAAAACCGCTCGGGGTACCGGTCTTGTCGACATAGGCAAAGGGAGGGAAGTTGGCATCGATGCCGTTAGTGATTTTGGTAGCGCTGAAAACATTGCCGCCTGTGAGCGTAAGTGCCACAAGAATGGCCAGAACTGCAAGGTTTTTCCGAAACATTGTATTTCCTCTGATTATATGGGGCTGGCGAAAGACCGCTTCAGCCGTTGTCGCGGACTGCCGGAGTTTTGGTGAATCTCAGGCGGTCCAGAGTCTGCAGGAGAGGTGTATAAAGAAAATAGTTCGTAATGTCAATCTGGAAAGGGATGAGTGGAGGAATGAAGCACTATTTTTTTCCGGCAGATTATCCAGTGGTTAGCGAGGATCTCTGAAGGTGTTGTTGCAGAGAGGCTCTCAGAACGCCATCGGGGAGGTTGATTCAGATACGAATAACTGACAAGGGGTGTGAAAAAGGCCTGTGCAGATGTTCTTTCGAGAAATTGCCCCCAACACTGAGAACGACAAGTATAAAGAGCATCGCCGGGAAAAGGATTTGAAAAAAGTGCACCGGTGCTATGAGCCCGCCCTCGGTCACTGTTGCAGCAGCGCCCGCCACCAAAAGCACGTTGAGTATATCAGCACCGATGACATTACGTACCGCAGTCTCCTGGACGGCCGGAATCATAGCCCGGGAAGCGACGAGGATCAGACCAAGGGCAAGAATAAACCGTGAGGTGCCGATAAGCCCTGGTGTACAGTCCGGTTCCTCAAAACTCTCTTTACCAAAGTCCACATCCCCCTAAACCAGAGAACCGAAAGCCCCAGGTAGGCCAGGAGAAGGAACAGGAACACAACACCCAGGCCCTGTAGCATTCACGTTTGTGAGTGCTACAGGCTTTTTTGCCTTCCTGGGGCGAGTGGTTTACTCAAGGGGTTGGTAGAGCGAAATCAGGCTGCTACGAAGTTGATGAGCACCTAAAATCTTAATCTGGCTCCCTCTGTTACAACCCTATTTACTGCTGAGCATTGATGCGGCATGTTGGGCAACCTGGTGGATGGCCGATTCGGTTATCTCAGTTGCTCCCTTGGTGTACCCGAGATCATCAAGGCAAAGGTGTGTAACTTGTGAAAAGCCCGCTTCCTGCATGGATTTCAGGCCACAATGGAGTTTGCAGCCATCGATTGCCAGGATACCGCTGGCTGCTTCTGCCGATTTGAGCAGACCAGTGACCCTGCCGCCTATGCCGGCGAGGCACGACATCTTACCGTGCCCCTCACGGCTCAGCTTTCTCGCGACCCTGTCACTGAGTTCTCCCACATCTGCAGAACCGGAACATGCATAAACCAATTTTGGTGCGATACCGTTACTGGTGCTGCAACTGCATTTACAATCAGTCTGCGGGGTACTCATTGGCTTTCCTCCTTTAGCTGAGCATAGTTTTAATTTCATCAACCGTAGGAACCTTTCCAACCACCTTCACTTCTCCTTCAATGGCGATGGCCGGAGTCATCATTACCCCAAAGCCCATCATTACATTGAAATCGGAAATTTTTTCTATCTCGTACTCAATCCCCAGCGCTTCAGCGGCCGCTTTGGCATTATCAGCGACCTGCTGGCATTTTGTGCATCCTGGACCAAAAACCTGAATTTTCATAATGTTACCTCATTGTTGTATTTATGCGAAAAATGACCCGAAGATCAGGCCGCTCAATGTTGCCATGGTGATGACAAGTGCAACAAAAACCGCTGTCTTTTTAGTGCCCATTACACTGCGGATGACCAGCATATTGGGCAGGCTGAGTGCCGGGCCCGCAAGCAGCAGCGCCAGCGCCGGGCCTTTGCCCATGCCGCTGCCAATCAACCCCTGGAGAATAGGTACCTCTGTCAGGGTGGCAAAGTACATGAACGCCCCGGCAAACGAGGCGAAAAAGTTTGCCCTGAGGGAATTGCCGCCAACTGCGGCAGCTACCCATTCGGAAGGGATCAGTCCTTCATTGCCGACACGGCCAAGCAGGGCACCGGCAATGAGCACACCGATCAGCAGGAGTGGCAGTATCTGTTTGGCAAAATCCCATGAAGAAGAGAACCATTTCCCTAATTCGCCGTTATCCATACTGGTGATGAGTGACAAGCCGATAAACCCTGCTGTGAAGGCGAGTGCCGGATGGTCGGGGGCAGCAAATGCCAAGAGAGCAACTACGGAGGTTACCAGTGCTATTTTCCAGGTACGTACCCCGAACCAGCGCACAAGGATTGCGGCAAAGAGCAGGCCGAAGCCTGAGGTAATGAGCCATTTGATGTTATACAAGAATGCCCACAATCCATCTGCTGCCTGCGGTTTACCCCAATTAGCGAAAACCAGTATGCCGACCATGGAAAAAAAGTAGAGTGCGTTTTGCCATAACGGCCGGACATTTTCGTCTGCCATCATTGCAATAGGAACTGCGGGTTTGTTTTCTTCTTCATTGCGGAAGAAAAATGCCATGAGCAATCCGATAATGATGCTGAAGACCACCGCACCCACACCTCGTGCAATCCCCATGGTCGGGCCGAGAACGGTGGCGGTCAGAACAATGGCAAGTACATTGATGGCAGGCCCGGAATAGAGAAACGCGGTGGCAGGGCCAAGACCGGCTCCCATCTTGTAAATACCTGCAAAGAGCGGCAGGATGGTGCAGGAACAAACGGCCAGGATGGTCCCGGAAACAGATGCGACCCCGTAAGCAAGCACCTTGTTGGCCTCAGCGCCCAGATATTTCATAACGGAGGACTGACTGACAAAGACACCGATCGCACCCGCTATGAAGAAAGCGGGAACAAGGCAGAGAAGAACATGCTCCTGCGCATACCATTTGACCAGGTGGAATGCCTCGAGCATAGCGTTGTCAAAGCGGGGGTACCCCACTGGCAGGAAATAACATCCAAGAAAAACGGCTATGATCCAGACCAGATACTTCCATTCAACTTTCCAGTTCATTGTTCATCCTTACGAATTGTCACTTGGCAAAATAACCAAATGATTGCGAAAAAAAATTTCAGCCCAGGAGTCCATTCCTCTCTTCGATGCCTGCCTGGATAACCGCTTCCACGCAGGGCATAAAGTTCAGGATGCATGGAACCTTGAGTCTGTAGTAGACCATCTTGCCCCGTTTTTCATCTGCAACCACACCGGCCTGCTTGAGTACGGAGAGATGTTTGGAAATGGTAGAAAAATCTGCATCGATGGTTTCTGCGAGTTCGCAAACGCATTTTTCTCCATCGGCGAGCTGCTCGGCCATCCAGAGCCTGGTCGGATGCCCCAGGGCTTTTAATACATTGGCTTTCGCCTCAATCAATGCTCGTTGTTTACCTTTCATAGTATTACCTCACTGGGTCATATGGTAAAATGGCCAAGTGAGGTTGTCAACAAAAAAATGTATGTTACCTGCTTCTTATCAGCACTCATGCTCAGTTTCACTACACGAGGCGTGAGGCCCCAAAGGGGGAGGGCAACAGCTTACAGCTCAGGAGTAGCGTCATTGTGGTCTTGATTAATGTCATACCCTGTGAGTTCGTTAAAGTGAGCCTGCTGTAACATGCTCACATTTTACCAGCAGGTTTTTTGAATCTCCCGACAGAGCACAGCACACCAAGGCAGCTTATACCTGCGAAACATGCCATTCCCCATTGCATACTGTTCATGAATGGTTCATGGGTATCGGCTCGCAGCAGCGAGTGTCCCATAAAGTGCTCCACCAGAAAAGTTGAAATTGCCATGCTGACCAGCATGCCGAGGTTACGCATGATGGC of the Desulfosediminicola ganghwensis genome contains:
- a CDS encoding putative zinc-binding protein, which codes for MSTPQTDCKCSCSTSNGIAPKLVYACSGSADVGELSDRVARKLSREGHGKMSCLAGIGGRVTGLLKSAEAASGILAIDGCKLHCGLKSMQEAGFSQVTHLCLDDLGYTKGATEITESAIHQVAQHAASMLSSK
- a CDS encoding thioredoxin family protein, giving the protein MKIQVFGPGCTKCQQVADNAKAAAEALGIEYEIEKISDFNVMMGFGVMMTPAIAIEGEVKVVGKVPTVDEIKTMLS
- a CDS encoding permease, with protein sequence MNWKVEWKYLVWIIAVFLGCYFLPVGYPRFDNAMLEAFHLVKWYAQEHVLLCLVPAFFIAGAIGVFVSQSSVMKYLGAEANKVLAYGVASVSGTILAVCSCTILPLFAGIYKMGAGLGPATAFLYSGPAINVLAIVLTATVLGPTMGIARGVGAVVFSIIIGLLMAFFFRNEEENKPAVPIAMMADENVRPLWQNALYFFSMVGILVFANWGKPQAADGLWAFLYNIKWLITSGFGLLFAAILVRWFGVRTWKIALVTSVVALLAFAAPDHPALAFTAGFIGLSLITSMDNGELGKWFSSSWDFAKQILPLLLIGVLIAGALLGRVGNEGLIPSEWVAAAVGGNSLRANFFASFAGAFMYFATLTEVPILQGLIGSGMGKGPALALLLAGPALSLPNMLVIRSVMGTKKTAVFVALVITMATLSGLIFGSFFA
- a CDS encoding ArsR/SmtB family transcription factor — translated: MKGKQRALIEAKANVLKALGHPTRLWMAEQLADGEKCVCELAETIDADFSTISKHLSVLKQAGVVADEKRGKMVYYRLKVPCILNFMPCVEAVIQAGIEERNGLLG